From one Deinococcus sp. NW-56 genomic stretch:
- the glf gene encoding UDP-galactopyranose mutase — MAPVTSNGFDYLIVGAGFAGSVLAERLANDGKRVLIVDRRPHIGGNAYDCYDDAGILIHPYGPHIFHTNSKEVFDYLSRFTAWRPYEHRVLASVDGQLLPIPINLDTVNRLYGLNLTSFQVEEFFASVAEKVDQVRTSEDVVVGKVGRDLYNKFFRGYTRKQWGLDPSELDASVTARVPTRTNRDDRYFADTYQAMPLHGYTRMFENMLAHPNIKVMLNTDYREIQEFIPFGHMIYTGPVDAFFDHCYGKLPYRSLEFVHETHAREVFQPTGTVNYPNDYGYTRISEFKYITGQEHKHTSVVYEYPRAEGDPYYPVPRPENQELYKKYAALADARTDVTFVGRLATYRYYNMDQVVAQALATHRKLTGQKTAPEPATVG, encoded by the coding sequence ATGGCCCCCGTGACTTCCAACGGCTTCGACTACCTCATCGTGGGCGCGGGCTTCGCGGGCAGCGTGCTCGCCGAGCGCCTCGCCAACGACGGAAAGCGCGTCCTGATCGTGGACCGCCGCCCGCATATCGGCGGAAACGCCTACGACTGCTACGACGACGCGGGCATTCTGATTCACCCCTACGGCCCGCATATCTTCCACACCAACTCGAAGGAAGTCTTCGACTACCTCTCGCGTTTCACCGCGTGGCGGCCCTACGAGCACCGGGTGCTTGCGAGCGTGGACGGGCAACTGCTGCCCATCCCGATCAACCTCGACACGGTGAACCGGCTGTACGGGCTGAACCTGACCTCCTTTCAGGTCGAGGAGTTCTTCGCCTCGGTTGCCGAGAAGGTCGATCAGGTGCGGACCTCCGAGGACGTGGTCGTAGGCAAGGTCGGGCGCGACCTCTACAACAAGTTCTTCCGGGGCTACACCCGCAAGCAGTGGGGGCTGGACCCCAGCGAACTCGACGCCTCCGTAACGGCCCGCGTGCCCACCCGCACCAACCGCGACGACCGCTATTTCGCGGACACCTACCAGGCGATGCCGCTGCACGGCTACACCCGGATGTTCGAGAACATGCTCGCGCACCCCAACATCAAGGTCATGCTGAATACCGACTACCGGGAGATTCAGGAGTTCATCCCCTTCGGGCACATGATCTACACCGGGCCGGTGGACGCCTTCTTTGACCACTGCTACGGCAAGCTGCCCTACCGCAGCCTGGAATTCGTGCACGAGACGCACGCCCGCGAGGTGTTCCAGCCGACGGGCACGGTGAACTATCCCAACGACTACGGATACACCCGCATCAGCGAGTTCAAGTACATCACCGGGCAGGAGCACAAGCACACCTCGGTCGTGTACGAGTACCCTCGCGCCGAGGGCGATCCCTACTACCCGGTGCCGCGTCCCGAGAACCAGGAGCTGTACAAGAAGTACGCAGCCCTTGCCGACGCCCGCACGGACGTGACCTTCGTGGGCCGCCTCGCCACCTACCGCTACTACAACATGGACCAGGTGGTGGCCCAGGCCCTCGCCACCCACCGCAAGCTGACCGGGCAGAAGACCGCTCCCGAGCCCGCGACGGTCGGCTGA